The following proteins come from a genomic window of Leopardus geoffroyi isolate Oge1 chromosome A3, O.geoffroyi_Oge1_pat1.0, whole genome shotgun sequence:
- the CPXM1 gene encoding probable carboxypeptidase X1 isoform X2 — MWGLLLALATFAPAVDLGLGTPSASGLGLAPPATTKAPVSTLAPSSNPAQQPSGKNNEQHVRIRFVKKKKVIIKKRKKLTRPRPLVTTGPPVITTPAGALDLPEEKEPGCPPLGLESLRVSDSQLEASSSQSFGLGPHRGRLNIQSGLEDGDLYDGAWCAEPQDAEPWLQVDARHPTRFSGIITQGRNSVWRYDWVTSYKVQFSNDSRTWWGSRNRSSGMDAVFPANSDPETPVLNLLPEPQVARFIRLLPQTWLQGGDSCLRAEILACPVSDPNDLFPKAPALGSSDPLDFRHHNYKAMRKLMKQVNEQCPNVTRIYSIGKSHQGLKLYVMEMSDHPGQHELGEPEVRYVAGMHGNEALGRELLLLLMQYLCREFLRGDPRVTRLLTETRIHLLPSMNPDGYETAFRRGSELVGWAEGRWNQQGIDLNHNFADLNTPLWEAEDDGLVPDTVPNHHLPLPTYYTLPNATVAPETRAVIEWMERIPFVLSANLHGGELVVSYPFDMTRTPWAARELTPTPDDAVFRWLSTVYAGTNRAMQDPDRRPCHSQDFSLHGNIINGADWHTVPGSMNDFSYLHTNCFEVTVELSCDKFPHENELPQEWENNKDALLTYLEQVRVGIAGVVRDKDTELGIADAVISVDGINHDVTTAWGGDYWRLLTPGDYMVTASAEGYHSVTRSCRVTFEEGPVPCNFHLTKTPKQRLRELLASGAKVPPDLRRRLERLRGQKN, encoded by the exons ATGTGGGGTCTCCTGCTCGCCTTGGCCACCTTCGCGCCTGCCGTCGATCTGGGTCTGGGGACGCCCAGCGCCTCCGGGCTGGGCCTCGCGCCGCCCGCTACCACCAAGGCCCCGGTCTCGACCCTGGCCCCGAGTAGCAACCCGGCACAGCAGCCCTCGGGGAAGAATAACG AACAGCACGTCCGGATTCGCTTCGTCAAGAAGAAAAAGGtcattataaagaaaagaaagaagctaacTAGACCCAGACCACTGGTGACTACCGGGCCTCCAGTGATCACCACCCCTGCGGGAGCCCTTGACCTCCCAGAGGAGAAGGAACCAG gcTGCCCCCCTTTGGGCCTGGAGTCCCTGCGAGTTTCAGATAGCCAGCTCGAGGCATCCAGCAGCCAGTCCTTTGGTCTTGGACCACACCGGGGACGACTCAACATCCAG TCAGGCCTGGAGGATGGTGATCTCTATGATGGGGCCTGGTGTGCTGAGCCTCAGGATGCTGAGCCGTGGCTTCAGGTGGATGCCAGGCACCCCACCCGCTTCTCGGGCATTATCACACAGGGCAGGAACTCTGTCTGGAG GTACGACTGGGTCACATCATACAAGGTCCAGTTCAGCAATGACAGCCGGACGTGGTGGGGGAGCAGGAACCGTAGCAGTGGGATGGATGCG GTATTTCCTGCCAATTCAGACCCAGAGACACCGGTGCTGAACCTCCTGCCTGAGCCCCAAGTGGCCCGCTTCATTCGCCTGCTGCCCCAGACCTGGCTCCAGGGAGGCGATTCCTGCCTCCGGGCAGAGATTCTGGCCTGCCCTGTCTCAG ATCCTAACGACCTATTCCCTAAGGCCCCTGCACTGGGATCCTCTGATCCTTTGGACTTCCGGCATCACAATTACAAGGCCATGAGGAAG ctGATGAAGCAGGTGAACGAGCAGTGCCCCAACGTCACCCGCATCTACAGCATTGGGAAGAGCCACCAGGGCCTGAAGCTGTACGTGATGGAAATGTCGGACCACCCTGGCCAACATGAGCTGG GAGAGCCTGAGGTGCGCTATGTGGCCGGCATGCATGGGAATGAGGCCCTGGGGCGGGAGTTGCTCCTGCTTCTGATGCAGTACCTGTGCCGTGAGTTCCTGCGAGGGGACCCGCGGGTGACCCGGCTGCTCACCGAGACACGTATTCACCTGCTGCCCTCCATGAACCCTGATGGTTATGAGACTGCCTTTCGCCGG GGCTCGGAGCTGGTAGGCTGGGCAGAGGGCCGCTGGAACCAGCAGGGCATTGACCTTAACCATAATTTTGCTGACCTCAACACACCGCTGTGGGAAGCAGAGGATGACGGGCTAGTGCCTGACACCGTCCCCAACCATCACCTGCCACTGCCCACTTACTACACCCTGCCCAACGCCACC GTGGCCCCCGAAACGCGGGCAGTGATCGAGTGGATGGAGCGGATCCCCTTTGTGCTGAGCGCCAACCTCCACGGGGGTGAGCTCGTGGTGTCCTACCCGTTCGACATGACTCGGACCCCGTGGGCTGCCCGTGAACTCACGCCCACCCCGGATGATGCCGTATTCCGCTGGCTCAGCACCGTCTATGCTGGCACTAACCGGGCCATGCAGGACCCAGACCGCCGACCCTGCCACAGCCAAGACTTCTCCTTGCACGGCAACATCATCAACGGCGCTGACTGGCACACAGTCCCTGGGA GTATGAATGACTTCAGCTACCTGCACACCAACTGCTTTGAGGTCACCGTGGAGCTGTCCTGTGACAAGTTTCCTCACGAGAACGAGCTGCCCCAGGAGTGGGAGAACAACAAAGATGCCCTCCTCACCTACCTGGAGCAG GTGCGAGTGGGCATTGCAGGAGTTGTGCGGGACAAGGACACAGAACTCGGGATTGCCGATGCTGTCATTTCTGTGGACGGGATTAACCACGATGTAACGACAG CATGGGGCGGGGATTACTGGCGCCTGCTGACCCCAGGGGACTATATGGTGACCGCCAGTGCTGAGGGCTATCACTCAGTGACGAGGAGCTGCCGGGTCACCTTTGAAGAGGGCCCAGTGCCCTGCAATTTCCACCTCACCAAGACTCCCAAACAAAGACTTCGAGAACTGCTCGCCTCCGGGGCCAAAGTGCCCCCAGACCTTCGGAGGCGTCTGGAGCGCCTGAGGGGGCAGAAGAATTAA
- the CPXM1 gene encoding probable carboxypeptidase X1 isoform X1 — MWGLLLALATFAPAVDLGLGTPSASGLGLAPPATTKAPVSTLAPSSNPAQQPSGKNNGTLEQHVRIRFVKKKKVIIKKRKKLTRPRPLVTTGPPVITTPAGALDLPEEKEPGCPPLGLESLRVSDSQLEASSSQSFGLGPHRGRLNIQSGLEDGDLYDGAWCAEPQDAEPWLQVDARHPTRFSGIITQGRNSVWRYDWVTSYKVQFSNDSRTWWGSRNRSSGMDAVFPANSDPETPVLNLLPEPQVARFIRLLPQTWLQGGDSCLRAEILACPVSDPNDLFPKAPALGSSDPLDFRHHNYKAMRKLMKQVNEQCPNVTRIYSIGKSHQGLKLYVMEMSDHPGQHELGEPEVRYVAGMHGNEALGRELLLLLMQYLCREFLRGDPRVTRLLTETRIHLLPSMNPDGYETAFRRGSELVGWAEGRWNQQGIDLNHNFADLNTPLWEAEDDGLVPDTVPNHHLPLPTYYTLPNATVAPETRAVIEWMERIPFVLSANLHGGELVVSYPFDMTRTPWAARELTPTPDDAVFRWLSTVYAGTNRAMQDPDRRPCHSQDFSLHGNIINGADWHTVPGSMNDFSYLHTNCFEVTVELSCDKFPHENELPQEWENNKDALLTYLEQVRVGIAGVVRDKDTELGIADAVISVDGINHDVTTAWGGDYWRLLTPGDYMVTASAEGYHSVTRSCRVTFEEGPVPCNFHLTKTPKQRLRELLASGAKVPPDLRRRLERLRGQKN; from the exons ATGTGGGGTCTCCTGCTCGCCTTGGCCACCTTCGCGCCTGCCGTCGATCTGGGTCTGGGGACGCCCAGCGCCTCCGGGCTGGGCCTCGCGCCGCCCGCTACCACCAAGGCCCCGGTCTCGACCCTGGCCCCGAGTAGCAACCCGGCACAGCAGCCCTCGGGGAAGAATAACG GAACCTTGGAACAGCACGTCCGGATTCGCTTCGTCAAGAAGAAAAAGGtcattataaagaaaagaaagaagctaacTAGACCCAGACCACTGGTGACTACCGGGCCTCCAGTGATCACCACCCCTGCGGGAGCCCTTGACCTCCCAGAGGAGAAGGAACCAG gcTGCCCCCCTTTGGGCCTGGAGTCCCTGCGAGTTTCAGATAGCCAGCTCGAGGCATCCAGCAGCCAGTCCTTTGGTCTTGGACCACACCGGGGACGACTCAACATCCAG TCAGGCCTGGAGGATGGTGATCTCTATGATGGGGCCTGGTGTGCTGAGCCTCAGGATGCTGAGCCGTGGCTTCAGGTGGATGCCAGGCACCCCACCCGCTTCTCGGGCATTATCACACAGGGCAGGAACTCTGTCTGGAG GTACGACTGGGTCACATCATACAAGGTCCAGTTCAGCAATGACAGCCGGACGTGGTGGGGGAGCAGGAACCGTAGCAGTGGGATGGATGCG GTATTTCCTGCCAATTCAGACCCAGAGACACCGGTGCTGAACCTCCTGCCTGAGCCCCAAGTGGCCCGCTTCATTCGCCTGCTGCCCCAGACCTGGCTCCAGGGAGGCGATTCCTGCCTCCGGGCAGAGATTCTGGCCTGCCCTGTCTCAG ATCCTAACGACCTATTCCCTAAGGCCCCTGCACTGGGATCCTCTGATCCTTTGGACTTCCGGCATCACAATTACAAGGCCATGAGGAAG ctGATGAAGCAGGTGAACGAGCAGTGCCCCAACGTCACCCGCATCTACAGCATTGGGAAGAGCCACCAGGGCCTGAAGCTGTACGTGATGGAAATGTCGGACCACCCTGGCCAACATGAGCTGG GAGAGCCTGAGGTGCGCTATGTGGCCGGCATGCATGGGAATGAGGCCCTGGGGCGGGAGTTGCTCCTGCTTCTGATGCAGTACCTGTGCCGTGAGTTCCTGCGAGGGGACCCGCGGGTGACCCGGCTGCTCACCGAGACACGTATTCACCTGCTGCCCTCCATGAACCCTGATGGTTATGAGACTGCCTTTCGCCGG GGCTCGGAGCTGGTAGGCTGGGCAGAGGGCCGCTGGAACCAGCAGGGCATTGACCTTAACCATAATTTTGCTGACCTCAACACACCGCTGTGGGAAGCAGAGGATGACGGGCTAGTGCCTGACACCGTCCCCAACCATCACCTGCCACTGCCCACTTACTACACCCTGCCCAACGCCACC GTGGCCCCCGAAACGCGGGCAGTGATCGAGTGGATGGAGCGGATCCCCTTTGTGCTGAGCGCCAACCTCCACGGGGGTGAGCTCGTGGTGTCCTACCCGTTCGACATGACTCGGACCCCGTGGGCTGCCCGTGAACTCACGCCCACCCCGGATGATGCCGTATTCCGCTGGCTCAGCACCGTCTATGCTGGCACTAACCGGGCCATGCAGGACCCAGACCGCCGACCCTGCCACAGCCAAGACTTCTCCTTGCACGGCAACATCATCAACGGCGCTGACTGGCACACAGTCCCTGGGA GTATGAATGACTTCAGCTACCTGCACACCAACTGCTTTGAGGTCACCGTGGAGCTGTCCTGTGACAAGTTTCCTCACGAGAACGAGCTGCCCCAGGAGTGGGAGAACAACAAAGATGCCCTCCTCACCTACCTGGAGCAG GTGCGAGTGGGCATTGCAGGAGTTGTGCGGGACAAGGACACAGAACTCGGGATTGCCGATGCTGTCATTTCTGTGGACGGGATTAACCACGATGTAACGACAG CATGGGGCGGGGATTACTGGCGCCTGCTGACCCCAGGGGACTATATGGTGACCGCCAGTGCTGAGGGCTATCACTCAGTGACGAGGAGCTGCCGGGTCACCTTTGAAGAGGGCCCAGTGCCCTGCAATTTCCACCTCACCAAGACTCCCAAACAAAGACTTCGAGAACTGCTCGCCTCCGGGGCCAAAGTGCCCCCAGACCTTCGGAGGCGTCTGGAGCGCCTGAGGGGGCAGAAGAATTAA